The Dioscorea cayenensis subsp. rotundata cultivar TDr96_F1 chromosome 19, TDr96_F1_v2_PseudoChromosome.rev07_lg8_w22 25.fasta, whole genome shotgun sequence genome includes a window with the following:
- the LOC120249915 gene encoding E3 ubiquitin-protein ligase AIRP2-like has protein sequence MCVIFARRSFKDSLKVLEADIQHANTLASDFPREYDGACLQMRMSYSPAAHFFLFLVQWTDCNLAGALGLLRILIYKVYIDGTTTMSTHERKASIREFYAVIFPSLMQLQKGITDNEDYKQKVVCMERYRRRDDDGRKHFSEIDVEREEECGICMEINSKIVLPNCNHAMCIKCYHEWNTRSQSCPFCRDSLKRVNSADLWVYTDSKDIVDTTTITRENVKRIFIYVDKLPLITPEDFIHAYDCHVK, from the exons ATGTGTGTCATCTTCGCTCGCAGATCGTTCAAGGACTCCCTTAAAGTCCTCGAGGCTGATATCCAGCACGCTAATACACT AGCATCAGATTTCCCAAGGGAGTATGATGGTGCTTGCCTTCAAATGCGAATGTCATACAGTCCTGCTGcacacttttttctttttctagtgcAGTGGACAGATTGCAACCTTGCAGGGGCACTTGGATTGCTTAGAATTCTGATATACAAG GTATATATTGATGGAACGACAACCATGTCTACTCATGAAAGAAAAGCAAGTATCAGAGAATTTTATG CTGTGATTTTCCCCTCATTGATGCAACTACAAAAGGGGATCACTGATAATGAAGATTACAAGCAAAAGGTGGTATGCATGGAAAGATATAGGAGAAGAGATGATGATGGCAGGAAGCATTTTTCTGAGATAGATGTTGAGAGAGAGGAAGAATGTGGGATATGCATGGAAATTAACAGCAAGATTGTGTTACCAAACTGCAACCATGCTATGTGCATCAAATGCTATCATGAATG GAACACAAGATCGCAATCGTGCCCATTCTGTCGTGATAGCTTGAAGAGAGTGAACTCAGCTGATCTTTGGGTTTATACCGACAGCAAAGATATAGTCGACACAACCACCATCACAAGAGAGAATGTGAAGCGAATCTTCATTTATGTAGATAAGTTGCCACTTATCACTCCTGAGGACTTCATTCATGCTTATGATTGCCATGTCAAATAA
- the LOC120250264 gene encoding pentatricopeptide repeat-containing protein At5g64320, mitochondrial-like: MNAWIPSPMAAATRYAIKTLDLLFVDRDLTRQRTSRSHCAAAAAATNTCEDLICRLASIAKRFPGPLSPPPPPPPGAKPRRRHPYHYHALMKAFSRAGQSDEVLRLLRDMKESGCKPNLLCYTTAIHSLVISNRPFEAQSLFQEMLMNGVHPDTISFSILAKSLAFHLKHFDSALTFLGCMVKNGSEPDVVTYSSLIAGFCRAGLVDDALKMFKIMHELKCTPNAHTFTPIIQFYCSRGEIRMARWILDYMHDYSIVPDAVAYNVFVQSLCQARQFEQVETLLRESDENGWMPDSVTYNTYINGLCKAGRVEDAFDQLEVMLGKGFHPTAVTLSILLNLLCSESKVVQVKSLLEKSVLLGWFIGTDGYNTVMSRLSESGQWVAALKLFADMVKKGVSPDTHTFNIVINSLCKGGKLGVAKCMVRSQGFIADSVTYNILYCAFQTAGRIDEFHDLFSNMGLLQDSVTYNIVIDYLCRKGRYSEAIYFLRTLEDSFSPDVVAHLTFGLVKGGKLGEVLSLFRDMLDRGLVIDHCIFDSLIKAFCLKGSCGGMGIYKLCVVLDVMLGIR, encoded by the coding sequence ATGAACGCATGGATCCCTTCTCCCATGGCCGCCGCCACGAGATACgctatcaaaaccctagacctTCTCTTCGTCGACCGCGATTTGACCCGTCAACGGACCTCCCGCAGCCACtgcgccgccgccgccgccgccacaAACACCTGCGAAGACCTCATCTGTAGACTCGCCTCCATTGCTAAACGCTTCCCCGGACCCTTAtctcctccacctcctcctcctcccggAGCCAAGCCCCGCCGGCGCCATCCATACCACTACCACGCCCTCATGAAGGCCTTCAGCCGCGCTGGTCAGTCCGATGAGGTCCTCCGCCTCCTCCGCGATATGAAGGAATCCGGTTGCAAGCCTAACCTCTTGTGCTACACCACCGCAATCCATTCTCTGGTGATCTCGAATCGGCCTTTTGAGGCCCAATCGCTCTTTCAAGAGATGCTGATGAATGGAGTGCACCCGGACACCATTTCCTTCAGCATTCTCGCCAAGTCACTAGCTTTTCATCTCAAACACTTTGATTCAGCTCTCACTTTTCTTGGCTGCATGGTGAAGAATGGATCTGAACCAGATGTGGTCACCTATTCCTCGTTGATCGCTGGCTTCTGCCGTGCAGGTTTGGTTGATGATGCCCTCAAGATGTTTAAGATTATGCATGAATTGAAATGCACCCCCAATGCACACACTTTCACTCCTATCATCCAGTTCTACTGCTCCAGGGGAGAAATTAGAATGGCCAGATGGATCCTGGACTATATGCATGATTACAGCATTGTGCCTGATGCTGTAGCCTATAATGTCTTTGTCCAATCTCTATGTCAAGCCCGGCAGTTTGAACAGGTTGAGACTTTGCTCAGGGAGAGTGATGAGAATGGTTGGATGCCGGATAGTGTTActtataatacatatataaatggTCTTTGCAAAGCTGGTAGAGTGGAGGATGCATTTGATCAGCTGGAAGTTATGCTTGGGAAGGGGTTCCATCCGACTGCCGTAACTCTTAGCATCCTCCTCAATTTGCTGTGTAGTGAATCCAAAGTTGTTCAGGTTAAGAGTCTGTTGGAGAAGAGTGTCCTGTTGGGATGGTTTATCGGCACTGATGGATATAACACTGTGATGAGTAGGCTTTCTGAGAGTGGGCAGTGGGTGGCAGCATTGAAGCTTTTTGCTGATATGGTAAAGAAAGGTGTGAGCCCTGATACACATACTTTCAACATTGTTATTAATAGTCTTTGCAAGGGTGGAAAGCTTGGCGTTGCGAAATGCATGGTCAGAAGCCAAGGTTTCATCGCTGACAGTGTAAcatataatattttgtattgTGCTTTCCAAACAGCAGGGAGAATTGATGAATTTCATGACCTGTTCTCTAACATGGGTCTCTTGCAGGATTCAGTTACGTACAATATTGTGATTGATTACCTTTGTAGAAAAGGAAGATATTCTGAGGCAATTTATTTCCTTAGAACCCTTGAGGATAGTTTCTCTCCTGATGTGGTTGCACATCTAACCTTTGGATTGGTTAAGGGTGGGAAACTGGGGGAAGTGTTGAGCTTGTTTAGGGATATGTTGGACCGGGGTTTGGTTATAGATCATTGTATATTCGATTCTTTGATTAAGGCCTTCTGCCTGAAGGGATCTTGTGGAGGCATGGGCATATATAAACTTTGTGTTGTTCTTGACGTAATGCTTGGAATAAGGTGA